Genomic window (Elusimicrobiota bacterium):
GCGGAATCTTGGCCAACACGTCGCCTTCACTCACCCCATCGCCGTCGACCACCACGATAATGGTGTCCACCGGCAAGGTATACGTATCCAACGCTTTGCCGTTTTTATCAACGATGGCTAAACGCGGCCGCTTCCTGGCTTCGCGATGTTCGATGATGCGCCGCTCGATCAAACCGGTAATTTTATTCTTCTCTTCGTGCGCTGTGATGCCTTCCGCGATGTCCTCATAGCGGACCACGCCTTCGACTTTAGAGAGAATGGGCAGCGCATACGGATCCCATTCAGCCAAAAGCGTGCCTGCGGCCACAGGCGTATTTGTCTTGACCTTCAGACGGCCGCCCTGGGGCACCCGATGGGATTCCTTCTCTTTTTTCGTGACCGGATCAATAACGGCGATTTCGCCGTTTCTCGAATGAGCCAGCACCTCGCCGTCCTTTCTTTTCAAAATCTCGATATTTTTGAACACAGCGACGCCCTCGACATTGGCCATGGCTTGCGATTTGGAAACCACGCGCGCGGCCGTACCGCCGATATGGAATGTGCGCAACGTCAACTGCGTGCCCGGTTCGCCGATGGATTGCGCCGCAATAATACCTACGGCTTCGCCCAACTCAGCAGTTTTGCCCGTGGCCAACGAAAGCCCGAAACAACTGGCGCACACCCCGTAAGAAGACTCGCAGGTCAACACCGAACGCACGCGCGCATAAGGCACGCCCGCTTTGCCGATGGCTTTGGCTTTCGGCCAATCGATTAATTCGCCGGCGGCGACCAACACCTTCTCTTTTTCCTTGCCTTCGCTGGGAACGCGGATATCTTCAAGAGTCACGCGGCCGTAAACCCTGTCTTCCAGCGGTTCAATGATATCTTCGCCGGACATCAGAGGCGTCAACCTGGTTCCGTTGATAGTGCCGCAATCTTCCTCGATGATAACCACGTCATGAGCCACGTCCGCAAGACGCCGGGTTAAATAGCCGGCATCAGCGGTTTTCAAGGCCGTGTCCGCCAAACCTTTTCTGCCGCCGTGCGTCGAAATGAAATACTCGAGCACGGAAAGACCGTCGCGGAAATTGGAGATAACCGGCGTTTCGATGATTTCGCCGTATTGGCCGACGATTTTTTTCTGGGGCTTGGCCATCAAGCCGCGCATGCCGCCCAATTGGCGCACCTGGGCCCTGGAGCCGCGCGCGCCGGAATCAGCCATGATGAAAATCGAATTAAACAAAGGTTGCCCTTCTTTCTGGGGAATTTTGTCTCCGGATTGCATTTCCGTGAACATGGTGTCCGCAACTTGATCCGTGACATGAGTCCAAAGGTCGACCACCTTGTTGTAGCGCTCCATTTCCGTTATGGCGCCGGCCTTGGCTTGACGTTCGATTTCTTTGACCTTGTCTTGGGCCCTTTTGACGATATCTTTTTTGGCCTTAGGGACGATCATGTCCGAAACCGAAATGCTGACGCCGTAATAGGTGGCATAGCGATACCCGATATTCTTGATCTCGTCCAGCAACAACACGGTCCGGTAATGCCCCAAAGTTCGGTAACACTCGGAGATAATGGCGCCCAACCCTTTTTTGTCGACCGGATGATTGACGTAACCGAGTTCGGGCGGAATCACTTCGTTGAGGATGACCCGTCCGACCGTCGTCCAATCTTTCCAGCGGCCCGGATCTTTCTGTTCATCATCTTTTAGGTTGTCCTCAACGAGCTTATTCAAACCAACGACCTTAATACGGGCATTAGGATGGGTATGACGCCGCTGAAAGGCGGCAATCACTTCGTCCCGAGAACCGTAATATTTACCGTCGCCTAAAACGCCGGGTTTGACCTTGGTCAAATAACACAAGCCCAGCACAACGTCCTGGCTGGGCAAAGCGATGGGTTTGCCCGAGGCCGGAGAAAAAATATTCCGCGACGACATCATCAACAGCTTGGCTTCGACGATGGATTCATAGGATAGCGGCACATGAACCGCCATCTGGTCGCCGTCAAAGTCGGCGTTGAACGCCGCGCAAACCAGGGGATGCAGATGAATGGCCTTGCCCTCCACCAGGACAGGCTCGAACGCCTGAAAGGAAAGGCGGTGCAAGGTCGGCGCGCGGTTCAATAAAACAGGATGATCCTTGGTGATTTCAGCAAGAATATCCCAAACCTCCGGGGTCGCTTTCTCAAGCATTTTGCGCGCGGCCTTAAGGGTCACGCTGTGGCGTTTGATCAACTCGCCCAACAAAAAGGGTTTAAACAGCTCCAGCGCCATTTCTTTAGGCAAGCCGCACTGATGAAGCTTAAGCTTGGGGCCGACCACAATCACCGAACGTCCGGAATAGTCCACGCGTTTACCCAGAAGATTCTGACGGAAGCGGCCTTCTTTGCCTTTGATGATGTCGGACAAGGATTTCAGCGGCCGGTTGCCGGGGCCCAAAGCCACCTTCCAGCCGGCGCCGTTTTCAATCAACGCATCCACGGCGTCCTGAAGCAGGCGTTTTTCATTGTGGATCATGACTTCCGGAGCCCGCAGTTGTTCGATATGTTTTAAGCGATTATTGCGGTTGATGATTTTCCGGTACAAATCGTTGAGATCGCTGGTGGCGAAGCGTCCGCCTTCCAACGGGACGAGCGGGCGCAGGTCCGGCGGGATTACGGGGAGAACCGACAGCATCATCCACTCTGGCCGGCTCTCGGAATAGAGAAAGCCCTCCAAAATCCTCAGCCTCTTGATCAAACGGTTTCGTTCGCCTTCACTTTCCAGCTTGACGACTTTTTTTCTCAAAGCATCGGTTTCTTTCTTTAAATCGATGCTGGCCAAATAATCGCGCACCGCGCCGGCACCGATGGAGCATTTAAATTTGTTGCCGTATTCGGTCTTGGCCTTAGCGTATTCATCGATATCAACGATATCGCCCCTGTTGAACAGCGTCTTGCCGCTGTGTTCCAAGTCTTCCAGCACCAGGTAGCCGTCTTCCTTGTAATAAATGGTTTTCATCAAGTCCGACAGTTTCATGTCCAGGACGATGGAAATTCTCGACGGCGGCTTCCTTAAAAACCAAATATGCGCCACGGGAACCACCAGTTCGATATGGCCCATGCGTTCGCGTCGGACTTTGGCCTCGGTGACCTCGACGCCGCATCGATCGCAGACAATGCCTTTGAATTTGACCCATTTGTACTTGCCGCAGGCGCATTCGTAATCACGAACCGGCCCGAAAATACGCTCGCAGAATAACCCGTCGCGCTCAGGTTTCAACGTCCGGTAATTGATCGTTTCTGGTTTTCTGACCTCGCCGCAAGACCAATTTCGGATTTTTTCCGGGCTCGCCACCGTCAGGCGAATGGCGTCAAAATCGATAAAATTAAGCGAATCTCCTGATTTCTTTTTCTTCTTCCGAGACGAGAAAAGAAGTTCCCTCGTGGACTCTTCGAGTTTCGTTGACGCCTGTGCCACCAATGCCTCCTTAAAAATTCATACCGCGAGCTAAGCTTTCGCCTCTTCTTTCTCTTTTGAGGCCGACCGCGACGACGCTTCGTCCGATTTGGACGATTTTTCCTTGGCGCCGGTTTCCTGCTTTAAGAGCTCGACGGCCAAGCCCAGACCCTGAAGCTCGCGCACCAAAACCTTGAATGATTCGGGTGCGCCCGGACGGACGGGATCTTCACCCCTGATGATGGATTCGTACATTTTTGTGCGCCCCCACACATCGTCCGATTTAATGGTCAAAAATTCCTGAAGCGTGTGGGCCGCGCCGTAGGCTTCCAGCGCCCAGACTTCCATTTCGCCCAAGCGTTGTCCGCCGAAGAGAGCTTTGCCGCCCAACGGCTGGCGCGTGATGAGCGAGTACGGTCCTGTGCTTCGGGCATGAATTTTGTCCTCAACGACGTGGATCAGCTTGAGAACATACATGTAGCCGATGGTGATCTTCTCAAGATAGGCCTGCCCCGTGCGGCCGTCGTAAAGGGTGACCCGCAAATCCTCGGCCGGCAAATATTTCTCGGGAACGCCCTTAGCCATCAACGCTTCCCTGGCCTCTTTGGTTTTCTGCCTCATCTCGGCCTCATTCGCTCCGTTGAAAACCGGGGTGACGACCTGAGCGTCGAATTTTTTGGCGGCCCAGCCGAACATGGTTTCCAGCAGCTGGCCCACGTTCATACGCGAAGGGATGGACAACGGGGAGAACACAATGTCGATCGGCGTGCCGTCGGGCATGCGGGGCATATCCTCGATGGGAAGAATTTTCGAGACCACGCCTTTATTGCCGTGGCGGCCGGCTAATTTATCGCCGACTCTCAACGGCCGCATCGTCGCCACATACACTTTGACCACGCGATTGACGGTCACGGCCACTTCATCGCCGCGATTGATGCGCTCGCGCTCGCGATCCCGGTAAACATTCAAATCCTGCTTGCGCCGATCAGCCAGCAGATCGATCGCTTCTTTTTCTTCGCGATAATGTTGAGCGTCAACTTTACCAGCCTTCTTTTTTTCCTCAAGCATCGCCAAGGCCGCGGATTCATTTTCATCGATCAAATTCTGCCCGGCCTTGATCTCGTCATCGAGTTCGCGACGGCGCTTCTCTTTTTCTTTAGGACCCAAAATTTCTCTGCGAACGAAAACTTGGACTTTGATCACTTTGCCGGCCACGCCCGGAGGCACCCGCAACGAAGCGTCCTGCACATCCTCGGCCTTTTTGCCGAAAATCACCCTCAAGAGTTTCTCTTCGGGCGTCAAATGCTCCTCGCCGCGCGGAATAACCCGGCCGACGAGAATATCGCCGTGGGTGACGTCCGTGCCCACGATCGCGATTCCCTGCTCGTCGAGATGGCCCAAGGCTTCCCCCGAAACATTGGGGATATCCCTGGTGATCTCCTCGGGTCCGAGCTTGGTCTCGCGCGCCTCGACCTCAAATTCCGAAATATGAATGGATTTGAACGTGTCGTCGCGAACCAATCGTTCGGAAGCTAAAATCGCATCTTCGAAGTTATAACCGTCCCACGGCATGAACGCCACAAGAACGTTCTTGCCCAAGGCCAACTGCCCCTCGCAGGTGGATGGACCATCGGCCAACGGATCGCCTTGAGCCACTCGGTCGCCACGATTGACGATTGGACGATAATCAACGGTGGTGTCCTGATTCGAGCGTTCGTATTTGGTCAGGGAATACACGTCCAAAGGATTCTTACTGTCGCCGGTATTAACGACAACCTGCTCGGCATCGACATAAACGACGCGGCCGGCCCGTTTGGCCGTGGCCACCGCGTGAGAATCTTTAGCGATAATCGCCTCAACCCCGGTGCCCACCAAGGGAAACTCGGGATTAACCAGCGGCACCGCTTGGCGCTGCATGTTCGAACCCATCAACGCGCGATTGGCATCGTCATGTTCCAAGAAGGGAATCAGCGCGGTGGAGACGGAGAACACCTGGGTCGGCGAAATGTCCATGTACTGGACGCGCTTGGGATCGACAACCGGAAAATCGCCCCGGTAGCGGCAGGCGGCGACATCGCCGATTAAATTTCCCTTGTCATCGATTGGGGTATTCGCTTGGGCGATGATCGCCTCGTCTTCCTCGTCCGCGGTCAAGTAGATCACCTGATCCGTAAGACGGCCTTTCTCCACCTTTCGATAAGGAGATTCGATTAAGCCCAAATCATTGACGCGGGCGTAAAAAGCCAGGGACGTGATCAAACCGATATTGGGACCTTCCGGAGTTTCAATCGGGCAGATGCGTCCATAATGCGTGTGGTGCACGTCGCGCACTTCAAAACCGGCGTGCTTTCGATGCAAGCCGCCCGGGCCGAGGGCCGAAAGGCGCCGCTTATGGGTCAATTCAGCCAACGGATTGATCTGGTCCATAAATTGCGAAAGCTGCGAGCTGCCGAAAAAATTGCGCAAAATGCCGTTCAACACCGAGGCGTTGATCAGTTGGCGCGGGGTTAATTCGCTTTTCTCCTGAGCCTGGACCATGCGCTCGCGAATAACGCGGGCCATCTGGGTCAACGCCACGCGAAATTGATTTTCCAGCAGTTCACCCACGGCGCGCACCCGGCGATTGCCCAAATGATCGATATCGTCGACCAACACGGGCATGACGCCGCCCTTATGCTCCCAAGACGCCACGTTGTCGTTCAAAAATGTCAGGTACAAAATAGCGGCGACCACGTCTTCCGGAGCCAGCTCTCTCTTGGATTGAGCGGGCGTTTTGAAATTACACTCTTTGCGCGACTCCAAATACTCAAACACAGGGCCGAGTTTTTTGGCGATCTTGTAACGCCCGACATGGGTCAAATCATATTTCTTCGACTTTTTGCCGAAGAACATATTCTCCATCAGCTCTTCGGCTTGTTGCTGGATGACGAACTCCTGGCCGCGGACGTATTTATAAAGAAAATGAAGGGCCTCCTTGCGGGATTTAATGGGATCTTTTTTAAGCGTTTCGATCATCGTGACGTTGGAGTTCTTCTCATCCCACTCCACTAAGACCAAATCGTGAACCTTGGTCTTCTGGATTTTGGCCAAAATTTCCTTGGTCAGGGGCTCGCCCGCCTCGGTGACCACCTCGCCGGAATCAGGGTCCACGACGTCTTTGGCCAGAATACGTCCGGCGTAATGATCAAGCGTCGGCTCCTTGACGATCGAGTACTTTTTGACGCTATAGAAAAAAGCGAGGATATCCTCATCCTTCTCCAGGCCGCACACGCGCAGCAACACGGTGGCTGGAAATTTACGGCGTTTGTCGATTCTGGCAAAGAGAACGTTGTTTAAGTCGAATTCAAAATCGATCCAAGCGCCTCGGTAAGGAATAACGCGGGCGATGAACAACTTCTTGCCGAAACGGGAAACTTTCTTTTCCTCGTCCTCTTCAAAAAAGATGCCGGGCGACCGATGCAGCTGGCTGACGATGACGCGCTCCGCTCCGTTGATGACGAACGAAGCGCTCTCCGTCATATAAGGAAGGTCGCAGAGAAACACTTCCTGCTCGGAAATGACCTTGACCTTCCCGGTCGTTTGCCGGTGAACGAGACGAAGCGTGGCCCTTAGAGGAACGGTGTAGGATTTATCAAAAAGCATCGCCTCTTTAGGGGTGGCGAACCGAGGCTTGCTGATTGAATATTCAACGAACTCCAGCGAAAGGCTTTCGTCCTCGTTTGAAATTGGGAAAATGTCCATAAAAGCAGCTTGAAGTCCCTGCAACTTTTTTTCCTTATTCGCGACGTCTTCCTGTAAAAAGTTGGCGTAGGAATTCTTTTGAAGCTCGAGAAGGTCAGGGGGCTTCGCCGAAACGATCGCTTTCTCGAACGTTAACTGCTTAATCTTATGAGACATGAACACCTCTTCGTTCAAACATTGAGCAAAAGGCCGAGATTGACGAGCCGCTCATTTCATCCGTCAATCGCAATCCGACAATGGTCAATTATTTGAGTTCGACCGTGGCTCCGGCTTCCGCCAGTTTCTTTTTCATTTCTTCGGCTTGGGCTTTAGGCACTCCATCCTTGACGGTTTTCGGGGCGCCTTCAACCAAATCCTTGGCTTCTTTAAGGCCCAAACCGGTCAATTCGCGAACCAATTTGATCACCGGGATTTTATTCGAGCCGGCCGAAGCTAAAACAACGGTGAACTCCGTTTTTTCTTCGACGACAGCGGCGGCGGCTCCGGACGAGCCGGCAGCGGAAGCTCCGGCAGGGGCGGCTACGGTCACGGCTTTAACGCCGAATTTATCTTCGAGCGCTTTGACTAAATTGGCCAACTCCAAAACATTCAGTTTCGAGATAGCCTCGATCAGCTCATCTTGCGTCGCTACGGGCATGGATACGTTACCTCCTGATTGACTCAAGCGGTTGCTTGAGATTTCTTATTGTTTTCTTCTAGGGCTTTTAAAACCAGCACGAAATTTACGGTCACGGCATTCAACACGCCGGCCAAATGCGCCAGGGGAGCCGCCAGCGTGCCGACGAGCTTCGCTTGCAGGTCCTTGGCGCCGGGCAGCTTGGCCATGATCTCGATCGTTTTCCTGTCCAGCCATTGCTTATCGGCCAGCATAAAGCCGCCTTTAATGCCGATGTTTTTGTTTTGTTCGCCCCACTGGGCCAGCAGCTTGGTCAGACGCACCGGGTCTCCATTGGACGAGGTCAACGCCGCAATTTCGCCCTTCCAAAATTCCGTCGAACCCGCCTCAATGCCCATGGTCTGAAAAGCTTTTTTAAGCAACGACTTCTTGACGATCTGAAAAGCGGCTTTCTCGGCCTTAATTTTTTTCTTGGCCTCAAAAAGCTCAGGGGTTTTTACGCCCTTGAACGTGGCGAACAGGCTGATCGGCGAATGCGTCAAGCACGCCGTCAAATCGTCCAACACTTGCGCTTTTTCTTTTTTGTTCATGAGTAAATTCCTCAAATCAAAATCTTTGCTCAAAAGCCAGGCGAGCGGATTCTTCTTTACCCGCAGCCAGCTCCAAACGAAGGACGTTGCTCAACGAGAACGCCCAAGCGCCGCCCGCGAACAACAGGTACCCCATCTCGTTCCCGGAGACGGTTTCACCGTCCCTGCGATCAACCAGCTTCGCGCGTTTTTCAAAAATTTCAAATCCCGCGGCCGGAGAAACGCGGCCGCCGAACCAGGATGACTCCGCACCCAACAACAATCCGTAACGGGTCAAGTCCCAGCGATCGTCGACCGATTCCCATTGCCCGGGTCCGCCGAAATAAATCCGCTGCGGCTTGGTGCGCACCGTGGACCAAGATGCCCTAGCCCAAACACGCGGCGTCACCATGGTTTTACGGACAATATCGACGTTTAACCCGACGCCCAAGCGATACCCGGAGCTGGTTGCCAACTGATTGGTCACCGAGCCCGATGGGATAAAAATCTGATAATTGGCGCTACCCACATCCGCATCCCAAGATAAATAGTCGCCTTTGGGAAATTGCAGCCGCAAGCCCACGCCTTCCGATCTTGTCTCGAGATTCAGGCTACCGGGGGAACCGCTGAAATAACTGGCGCCGCCCGGAGCCGTCACCGAGCCGCCTGATTCGATATCAAGAGCCGGCTCATCTTTAATAAAAGAATAGCCGACCTGGATGCCCCAGGCTGAATGCGGCGAGCGCACCGCGCTCTGCAACGACTCAACAACTTGCGTCATAACAAAAATAGGCCCCACGAAGAGGCCCATCCATAACCTCCAATAATTTTGACGAACTTTATTAGCGCAACTCAAAACAAAATTAAATCCGGCAGCGACCTACTCTCCCGGTCGCGGCTCAGCGACAAGTACCATCGGCCCAGGCGGGTTTCACTGCCGTGTTCGGAATGGGAACGGGTGTTGCACCGCCGGTAATGCCACCGGAAAAACGATTAAAAACGGCTCAACTCTGTTCAACCGTTTTTAAGTCGTCCTGAGCGCAGCCCCGCCGTTGGCGGGGCGAAGTCG
Coding sequences:
- the rplL gene encoding 50S ribosomal protein L7/L12, producing MPVATQDELIEAISKLNVLELANLVKALEDKFGVKAVTVAAPAGASAAGSSGAAAAVVEEKTEFTVVLASAGSNKIPVIKLVRELTGLGLKEAKDLVEGAPKTVKDGVPKAQAEEMKKKLAEAGATVELK
- the rpoC gene encoding DNA-directed RNA polymerase subunit beta' gives rise to the protein MAQASTKLEESTRELLFSSRKKKKKSGDSLNFIDFDAIRLTVASPEKIRNWSCGEVRKPETINYRTLKPERDGLFCERIFGPVRDYECACGKYKWVKFKGIVCDRCGVEVTEAKVRRERMGHIELVVPVAHIWFLRKPPSRISIVLDMKLSDLMKTIYYKEDGYLVLEDLEHSGKTLFNRGDIVDIDEYAKAKTEYGNKFKCSIGAGAVRDYLASIDLKKETDALRKKVVKLESEGERNRLIKRLRILEGFLYSESRPEWMMLSVLPVIPPDLRPLVPLEGGRFATSDLNDLYRKIINRNNRLKHIEQLRAPEVMIHNEKRLLQDAVDALIENGAGWKVALGPGNRPLKSLSDIIKGKEGRFRQNLLGKRVDYSGRSVIVVGPKLKLHQCGLPKEMALELFKPFLLGELIKRHSVTLKAARKMLEKATPEVWDILAEITKDHPVLLNRAPTLHRLSFQAFEPVLVEGKAIHLHPLVCAAFNADFDGDQMAVHVPLSYESIVEAKLLMMSSRNIFSPASGKPIALPSQDVVLGLCYLTKVKPGVLGDGKYYGSRDEVIAAFQRRHTHPNARIKVVGLNKLVEDNLKDDEQKDPGRWKDWTTVGRVILNEVIPPELGYVNHPVDKKGLGAIISECYRTLGHYRTVLLLDEIKNIGYRYATYYGVSISVSDMIVPKAKKDIVKRAQDKVKEIERQAKAGAITEMERYNKVVDLWTHVTDQVADTMFTEMQSGDKIPQKEGQPLFNSIFIMADSGARGSRAQVRQLGGMRGLMAKPQKKIVGQYGEIIETPVISNFRDGLSVLEYFISTHGGRKGLADTALKTADAGYLTRRLADVAHDVVIIEEDCGTINGTRLTPLMSGEDIIEPLEDRVYGRVTLEDIRVPSEGKEKEKVLVAAGELIDWPKAKAIGKAGVPYARVRSVLTCESSYGVCASCFGLSLATGKTAELGEAVGIIAAQSIGEPGTQLTLRTFHIGGTAARVVSKSQAMANVEGVAVFKNIEILKRKDGEVLAHSRNGEIAVIDPVTKKEKESHRVPQGGRLKVKTNTPVAAGTLLAEWDPYALPILSKVEGVVRYEDIAEGITAHEEKNKITGLIERRIIEHREARKRPRLAIVDKNGKALDTYTLPVDTIIVVVDGDGVSEGDVLAKIPLEVSMTRDITGGLPRVSELFEARRPKNSAVISEIDGIVSLGMTPKGGQKVIVKNEETGVVCEYIIPQGKHLMVYEGDSVGVGEALTDGPVNPHDILRVKGVKECQEHLVGAIQEVYRLQGVVVDDRHIELIVREMLENVRITKAGTTKLLVGEIVNRFEFEDENKKVTKGKGTRAEAQVVLLGITKAALSSRSFISAASFQETTRVLTDAAVSGKLDYLRGLKENVIIGRLIPAGTGLVARQAMEAET
- a CDS encoding 50S ribosomal protein L10, with the protein product MNKKEKAQVLDDLTACLTHSPISLFATFKGVKTPELFEAKKKIKAEKAAFQIVKKSLLKKAFQTMGIEAGSTEFWKGEIAALTSSNGDPVRLTKLLAQWGEQNKNIGIKGGFMLADKQWLDRKTIEIMAKLPGAKDLQAKLVGTLAAPLAHLAGVLNAVTVNFVLVLKALEENNKKSQATA
- the rpoB gene encoding DNA-directed RNA polymerase subunit beta, whose amino-acid sequence is MSHKIKQLTFEKAIVSAKPPDLLELQKNSYANFLQEDVANKEKKLQGLQAAFMDIFPISNEDESLSLEFVEYSISKPRFATPKEAMLFDKSYTVPLRATLRLVHRQTTGKVKVISEQEVFLCDLPYMTESASFVINGAERVIVSQLHRSPGIFFEEDEEKKVSRFGKKLFIARVIPYRGAWIDFEFDLNNVLFARIDKRRKFPATVLLRVCGLEKDEDILAFFYSVKKYSIVKEPTLDHYAGRILAKDVVDPDSGEVVTEAGEPLTKEILAKIQKTKVHDLVLVEWDEKNSNVTMIETLKKDPIKSRKEALHFLYKYVRGQEFVIQQQAEELMENMFFGKKSKKYDLTHVGRYKIAKKLGPVFEYLESRKECNFKTPAQSKRELAPEDVVAAILYLTFLNDNVASWEHKGGVMPVLVDDIDHLGNRRVRAVGELLENQFRVALTQMARVIRERMVQAQEKSELTPRQLINASVLNGILRNFFGSSQLSQFMDQINPLAELTHKRRLSALGPGGLHRKHAGFEVRDVHHTHYGRICPIETPEGPNIGLITSLAFYARVNDLGLIESPYRKVEKGRLTDQVIYLTADEEDEAIIAQANTPIDDKGNLIGDVAACRYRGDFPVVDPKRVQYMDISPTQVFSVSTALIPFLEHDDANRALMGSNMQRQAVPLVNPEFPLVGTGVEAIIAKDSHAVATAKRAGRVVYVDAEQVVVNTGDSKNPLDVYSLTKYERSNQDTTVDYRPIVNRGDRVAQGDPLADGPSTCEGQLALGKNVLVAFMPWDGYNFEDAILASERLVRDDTFKSIHISEFEVEARETKLGPEEITRDIPNVSGEALGHLDEQGIAIVGTDVTHGDILVGRVIPRGEEHLTPEEKLLRVIFGKKAEDVQDASLRVPPGVAGKVIKVQVFVRREILGPKEKEKRRRELDDEIKAGQNLIDENESAALAMLEEKKKAGKVDAQHYREEKEAIDLLADRRKQDLNVYRDRERERINRGDEVAVTVNRVVKVYVATMRPLRVGDKLAGRHGNKGVVSKILPIEDMPRMPDGTPIDIVFSPLSIPSRMNVGQLLETMFGWAAKKFDAQVVTPVFNGANEAEMRQKTKEAREALMAKGVPEKYLPAEDLRVTLYDGRTGQAYLEKITIGYMYVLKLIHVVEDKIHARSTGPYSLITRQPLGGKALFGGQRLGEMEVWALEAYGAAHTLQEFLTIKSDDVWGRTKMYESIIRGEDPVRPGAPESFKVLVRELQGLGLAVELLKQETGAKEKSSKSDEASSRSASKEKEEAKA